From a single Collibacillus ludicampi genomic region:
- a CDS encoding chemotaxis protein CheW has product MVERKDAEKETKVIVFRLNEEEYGAEVRVIRSIERMQPVTRMPQMPAFVKGVINLRGVITPVIDLKTRLSLGDTVQDQQTRIIIVSVHDMQVGLIVDAATDVIDIPVHAIEPPPMLLEGIHSSFIRGVAKLPERLLILLNLDQVLSQEEFQQLQQMERSL; this is encoded by the coding sequence ATGGTAGAGAGAAAGGATGCGGAAAAAGAAACGAAAGTGATTGTTTTTCGCCTGAACGAAGAAGAGTATGGGGCGGAAGTCCGTGTGATCCGCTCGATTGAAAGGATGCAGCCGGTCACTCGCATGCCACAAATGCCAGCGTTTGTCAAAGGGGTAATCAACCTGCGTGGCGTAATCACGCCTGTGATCGATCTGAAAACCCGTTTATCTTTAGGGGATACTGTCCAAGATCAGCAAACCCGCATCATCATCGTTTCTGTCCATGATATGCAAGTGGGGCTCATTGTCGACGCAGCGACAGATGTGATTGACATACCTGTTCATGCGATTGAGCCTCCGCCAATGCTTTTGGAAGGGATTCATTCTTCTTTTATCCGCGGCGTGGCTAAACTGCCGGAGCGTCTCCTGATCCTTTTGAATCTGGATCAAGTGCTCAGTCAGGAAGAATTTCAACAGTTACAACAAATGGAGAGGTCTTTATGA
- the flhB gene encoding flagellar biosynthesis protein FlhB — MIRWNLQQFAGEKTEKATPKKRQEARKKGQVVKSQEINTAVTLFMALLAFKLFSGMIVQSFLSFLRTDLTEYVSLSMTPGNLHVLFMEGILLFARMGLPVSGIVLLSGLAISYLQVGSILTLEPLKPDLQKLNPIVGIKRMWSMRSLVDLLKAILKISLIGYVAYDALVSNVRSFDHLVDMDVFSILSFIGDNALSLMWKMVLMFMGLAVLDYAYRWYEYEKELRMSKQEVKEEFKSIEGNPMIKRKIKERQRAIAMRRMMQDLKKADVVITNPTHYAVALQYDAKSMNAPVVLAKGMNELALRIKKLAREHDIVLVENRPLAQTLYKTTDIGETIPPELFQAVAEVLAYVYRLKRKV, encoded by the coding sequence ATGATTCGATGGAATCTGCAACAATTTGCCGGTGAAAAGACGGAAAAAGCCACACCCAAAAAACGTCAGGAAGCCAGAAAGAAAGGACAGGTGGTCAAGAGTCAAGAAATCAACACGGCGGTCACACTGTTTATGGCATTGCTTGCATTCAAACTATTTTCGGGGATGATCGTACAAAGTTTTCTTTCGTTTTTGCGAACGGATCTGACGGAGTATGTATCCCTATCCATGACTCCTGGAAATCTGCATGTGCTTTTTATGGAAGGAATTCTTTTATTTGCGAGAATGGGTCTTCCTGTTTCTGGAATCGTTCTTCTTTCCGGATTGGCGATCTCCTATTTGCAGGTCGGAAGCATATTGACACTTGAGCCGTTAAAACCGGACTTGCAGAAGCTCAACCCGATTGTCGGCATCAAGCGGATGTGGTCCATGCGCTCTCTCGTCGATTTGCTGAAAGCGATACTCAAAATTAGCTTGATCGGCTATGTTGCTTACGATGCGCTCGTATCGAACGTTCGCAGTTTCGACCATCTGGTTGACATGGATGTATTTTCTATTTTGAGCTTCATCGGAGATAACGCTTTATCTTTGATGTGGAAGATGGTTTTGATGTTCATGGGACTTGCTGTATTGGATTACGCGTATCGATGGTATGAGTACGAAAAGGAACTGCGCATGAGTAAACAGGAAGTGAAAGAGGAGTTTAAAAGTATCGAAGGCAATCCGATGATCAAAAGAAAGATCAAGGAACGGCAGCGAGCGATCGCGATGCGCCGCATGATGCAAGATTTGAAGAAAGCGGATGTCGTTATCACCAATCCGACCCATTACGCGGTGGCCCTGCAGTACGACGCCAAGTCGATGAATGCGCCGGTCGTATTGGCAAAGGGGATGAATGAGCTCGCTTTGCGTATAAAAAAATTGGCAAGAGAACATGATATCGTGCTTGTGGAAAATCGTCCGCTTGCACAAACCCTCTATAAAACGACGGATATCGGTGAAACGATTCCTCCCGAATTGTTTCAAGCGGTTGCGGAAGTATTGGCATATGTCTATCGATTGAAGAGGAAAGTGTAA
- a CDS encoding MinD/ParA family protein has translation MFDQAHRLRQIVSSIRTDEEKTRVLAITSGKGGVGKSNCTLNLAIALCRAGKKVIVIDADVGFANIDVLLGMTSQKSLVNLFDCRTKIWDILQNGPDGLKFIAGGSGLQDLLTLDDTQIRYVVSQLQELQGYADYILIDTGAGLNAQTLRFILSADEAVVVTTPEPTSITDAYALIKLVSNRNKELPIRLIVNRVATRDEGEQTAEKIRLVAERFLQVKVETLGSIIDDPSVVKAVKLQVPFVTCYPDAKASRCIQQVAAHLLNVPYIRGEKKGVRSFLQRMVSLLRS, from the coding sequence ATGTTTGACCAAGCGCATCGATTACGTCAAATCGTTTCCTCGATTCGGACGGATGAGGAGAAAACCCGTGTCCTTGCGATCACGAGTGGTAAAGGCGGGGTTGGAAAGTCAAATTGCACGCTAAACCTTGCAATCGCATTGTGCCGAGCGGGAAAAAAGGTGATCGTTATCGATGCGGACGTTGGATTTGCCAACATCGACGTTTTGCTTGGAATGACATCACAGAAATCGTTAGTCAACTTGTTTGATTGTCGCACAAAAATTTGGGATATTTTGCAAAACGGGCCGGATGGATTGAAATTTATTGCTGGAGGATCCGGTTTACAGGATCTTCTGACTCTTGATGATACACAAATTCGATATGTTGTCTCTCAGTTACAAGAATTGCAAGGATACGCTGACTATATTTTGATCGATACGGGTGCAGGGTTGAACGCGCAAACCCTTCGATTTATTTTGAGCGCAGATGAAGCGGTCGTCGTGACGACACCTGAACCGACGTCGATAACGGATGCGTATGCTTTAATTAAGCTCGTGTCGAACCGGAACAAGGAGCTGCCCATTCGACTGATTGTAAACCGCGTGGCGACTCGTGACGAAGGGGAACAGACGGCGGAGAAAATCAGGCTGGTAGCCGAACGATTTCTGCAAGTAAAAGTTGAAACATTAGGTTCAATTATCGATGATCCTTCGGTTGTCAAGGCAGTCAAACTGCAGGTTCCATTTGTTACCTGTTATCCTGATGCAAAAGCGAGCCGATGCATTCAACAGGTGGCCGCACACTTGTTGAACGTGCCCTATATCCGCGGAGAGAAAAAAGGGGTACGTTCCTTTTTGCAACGGATGGTCTCTCTATTACGAAGTTAA
- the tsf gene encoding translation elongation factor Ts — translation MAISAQQVKELREKTGAGMMDCKKALTEANGDMEKAIEILRERGLAAAAKKSGRIAAEGIVESYIHMGGKIGVLVEVNCETDFVAKTDEFRSFVKDVAMHIAASRPQYIRREEVPAEVVEKEKEILRAQTLNEGKPANIVDKIVEGRIDKFFKEVCLLEQPFVKNPDITIDELVKEKIAKIGENINIRRFARFEMGEGLEKKEDNFVAEVMAQVKA, via the coding sequence ATGGCAATCTCAGCCCAACAGGTGAAGGAATTGCGTGAAAAAACCGGCGCTGGCATGATGGATTGCAAAAAAGCGCTCACGGAAGCAAATGGCGATATGGAAAAAGCGATCGAAATTCTGCGTGAAAGAGGCCTCGCTGCCGCTGCGAAAAAATCGGGGCGCATCGCTGCGGAAGGGATCGTGGAATCGTACATTCATATGGGCGGAAAGATCGGCGTTCTGGTGGAAGTCAACTGTGAGACAGATTTCGTGGCGAAAACGGATGAGTTCAGATCTTTCGTAAAAGATGTAGCCATGCATATTGCGGCATCGCGTCCTCAATACATACGACGTGAAGAAGTACCGGCAGAAGTTGTAGAAAAGGAAAAAGAGATTCTTCGCGCACAAACATTAAACGAAGGAAAACCGGCTAACATCGTCGATAAAATCGTTGAAGGCCGAATCGATAAATTCTTTAAAGAAGTGTGCCTGCTTGAGCAACCATTTGTGAAAAATCCTGACATCACAATTGATGAGCTCGTCAAGGAAAAAATAGCGAAGATTGGCGAAAACATCAATATTCGCCGCTTTGCTCGTTTCGAGATGGGCGAAGGCCTGGAAAAGAAAGAGGACAACTTCGTCGCTGAGGTCATGGCTCAGGTGAAGGCGTAA
- the rpsB gene encoding 30S ribosomal protein S2 — MAIISMKQLLEAGVHFGHQTRRWNPKMARYIFTERNGIYIIDLQKTVKKVEEAYNFMRDLAQEGKTVLFVGTKKQAQESVKEEAERCGMFYVNQRWLGGTLTNFNTIQKRIARLRELEQMEADGTFDVLPKKEVIVLRKEMERLEKFLGGIKGMKELPGALFIIDPRKERIAVAEARKLGIPIVAIVDTNCDPDEIDYVIPGNDDAIRAVKLLTAKMADAILEGNQGEQTA, encoded by the coding sequence ATGGCGATCATTTCCATGAAACAACTTCTGGAGGCTGGTGTACATTTCGGTCACCAGACCCGTCGTTGGAATCCCAAAATGGCTCGCTACATCTTCACCGAACGTAACGGCATTTATATTATTGACCTTCAGAAAACGGTAAAGAAGGTCGAAGAAGCGTATAATTTTATGCGCGATTTGGCACAAGAGGGCAAAACTGTACTTTTCGTAGGTACAAAGAAACAAGCGCAAGAGTCCGTAAAAGAAGAAGCAGAACGTTGCGGGATGTTCTATGTGAACCAACGTTGGTTGGGTGGTACCCTGACCAACTTCAACACGATACAGAAACGGATCGCACGTTTGCGTGAACTGGAGCAAATGGAAGCGGACGGGACGTTCGATGTTTTGCCGAAGAAAGAAGTCATCGTATTGCGCAAAGAAATGGAGCGCCTTGAGAAATTCCTTGGCGGTATCAAAGGGATGAAGGAGCTCCCGGGTGCGTTGTTCATCATCGATCCCCGCAAAGAGCGCATCGCAGTAGCGGAAGCGCGTAAGCTCGGCATCCCGATCGTAGCGATCGTCGATACGAACTGTGATCCGGATGAAATCGATTATGTGATTCCCGGTAACGATGATGCGATCCGCGCGGTCAAGCTGCTCACAGCGAAAATGGCTGATGCGATTCTCGAAGGGAATCAAGGCGAACAAACAGCGTAA
- a CDS encoding CheB methylesterase domain-containing protein, giving the protein MVSTSMSAIIAVGASTGGPRALQTLLSHFSPDVPASIVVVQHMPPRFTKSLAKRLDGLCSLHVTEAEDGQPLQNGSVYIAPGDFHMRVVSSPKGGFQISLRKDPPYGGHRPSVDVLFHSLVVLPSPPRLFGVLLTGMGRDGAEGLAAIKASGGTTIAEAEESCIVFGMPKAAIEKGCVDWVLPVDQIAERLKELIEW; this is encoded by the coding sequence ATGGTTTCAACTTCGATGAGCGCAATCATCGCTGTCGGTGCGTCAACGGGAGGGCCACGTGCTTTGCAAACGTTGCTCTCCCACTTCTCCCCCGATGTTCCGGCGAGCATTGTTGTTGTCCAACATATGCCTCCCCGTTTTACCAAGTCACTCGCGAAACGTCTGGATGGACTGTGTTCGTTGCATGTAACGGAAGCGGAAGACGGACAACCGCTGCAAAACGGATCGGTATATATCGCGCCCGGGGATTTTCACATGCGTGTCGTTTCTTCACCGAAAGGAGGTTTTCAGATTTCTTTACGGAAGGATCCTCCTTATGGCGGACATCGCCCTTCCGTCGATGTACTGTTCCATTCTCTTGTCGTTTTGCCCAGTCCCCCACGTTTGTTTGGCGTGCTTTTAACGGGCATGGGAAGGGATGGGGCGGAAGGATTAGCGGCGATCAAAGCGTCAGGAGGGACAACCATTGCGGAAGCGGAAGAATCTTGTATCGTTTTCGGCATGCCGAAAGCGGCGATCGAAAAGGGATGTGTCGATTGGGTACTCCCGGTTGATCAAATTGCAGAACGCTTAAAGGAGTTGATCGAATGGTAG
- the pyrH gene encoding UMP kinase, producing the protein MLQPKYKRVVLKLSGEALAGGSGYGIDAAVINSIAFQIKEIVEFNTQVAVVVGGGNIWRGVSGSSQGMDRATADYMGMLATVLNALALQDALEKAGVNTRVQTSIEMRQVAEPYIRRRAIRHLEKGRVVIFAAGTGNPYFSTDTTAALRAAEIEAEVILMAKNQVDGVYDADPKVDPNASKFETLSFLDVLNRGLGVMDSTAISLCMDNNIPIIVFNINEEGNIKRVIIGEEIGTTVKGGSV; encoded by the coding sequence ATGCTCCAACCGAAGTATAAGAGAGTTGTTCTCAAATTGAGTGGTGAAGCGTTGGCGGGTGGAAGCGGATACGGGATCGATGCGGCTGTGATCAACTCCATTGCTTTTCAGATTAAAGAGATCGTTGAATTTAATACGCAGGTTGCTGTTGTGGTTGGCGGCGGGAATATCTGGCGTGGGGTATCTGGCAGCTCTCAGGGAATGGATCGGGCTACCGCCGATTATATGGGTATGCTTGCGACCGTTCTCAACGCACTCGCTTTGCAAGATGCACTTGAGAAAGCGGGTGTAAATACGCGTGTTCAGACATCGATCGAAATGAGACAGGTGGCTGAACCCTACATCAGAAGGCGTGCGATCCGTCATCTGGAAAAAGGACGTGTCGTGATCTTCGCTGCCGGTACGGGCAACCCGTATTTTTCGACAGACACAACAGCTGCATTGCGTGCGGCAGAAATCGAAGCCGAAGTGATTCTGATGGCCAAAAACCAAGTGGATGGCGTTTATGATGCCGATCCGAAGGTCGATCCGAACGCGAGCAAGTTTGAGACGCTGTCTTTCCTCGATGTATTGAATAGAGGGTTGGGCGTTATGGACTCAACGGCTATCTCTTTATGCATGGATAACAATATTCCGATCATTGTCTTTAACATCAATGAAGAAGGCAATATCAAACGCGTGATTATCGGAGAAGAGATTGGGACGACTGTGAAAGGGGGATCTGTATGA
- the flhF gene encoding flagellar biosynthesis protein FlhF, protein MIVKRYVVQEMPEAIAKIRKDLGKNAIIISTKKIKTRGFLGFFGRTAFEVIAAAEEEEKKANDHFKGGQAFTESVQEEAIRMKKPEAFSARGGTERHEEGQVEPEKERLLQEVQQLRSMFQSFLLAEPSGVPAVARRMQKTLLANGVDESFALRLIHKGMQHIDDIENMSEQAFREVVQAIIQNEMGGRLAPSPITGDSRVVSIIGPTGVGKTTTIAKLAAHQVLHERKKVGLITSDTYRIAAVEQLKTYADILNIPLEIVYTPDDCVQALQKFSEKDLILMDTAGRNYTQKMPVAELHPLLHAIDPDEIYLVLSLTSKTSDLETIIANFCEIKIDKLLFTKLDETSTYGAMYNLVQKFQLPASYATTGQNVPDDIEVLTPESIAKLIVGENQYV, encoded by the coding sequence ATGATCGTAAAGCGTTACGTGGTGCAAGAGATGCCTGAAGCGATAGCAAAAATCAGAAAAGATTTGGGGAAAAATGCGATCATCATCAGTACGAAAAAAATCAAGACGAGAGGATTTCTCGGTTTTTTTGGCAGAACCGCTTTCGAAGTGATCGCGGCTGCTGAAGAGGAAGAGAAAAAAGCGAATGATCACTTCAAAGGGGGTCAAGCGTTCACGGAAAGTGTGCAGGAAGAAGCGATTCGTATGAAGAAACCTGAAGCTTTCTCCGCACGCGGTGGCACTGAGAGACACGAAGAGGGACAGGTTGAACCGGAGAAAGAACGATTGCTCCAAGAGGTACAACAATTGCGCTCCATGTTTCAATCCTTCCTTTTGGCAGAGCCGTCGGGTGTGCCAGCCGTCGCTCGCCGTATGCAGAAAACCCTCCTGGCAAATGGAGTGGATGAGTCGTTCGCGTTGCGATTGATACATAAAGGAATGCAGCATATCGATGATATCGAAAACATGTCCGAACAAGCGTTTCGCGAAGTCGTACAAGCCATCATTCAAAATGAAATGGGCGGTCGACTGGCCCCGTCTCCGATCACAGGAGACAGCCGTGTGGTATCCATAATCGGGCCGACGGGCGTTGGAAAAACAACGACGATTGCAAAACTGGCAGCTCACCAAGTGTTACATGAGAGGAAGAAGGTCGGTTTGATCACATCCGATACGTACCGTATCGCGGCAGTCGAACAATTGAAAACGTATGCGGATATCCTGAACATTCCCTTGGAGATTGTATACACGCCGGATGATTGTGTACAAGCATTACAAAAATTCTCAGAAAAAGACCTGATTCTGATGGATACAGCCGGCCGCAACTATACACAGAAAATGCCCGTTGCGGAATTACATCCGCTTTTACATGCGATCGATCCCGATGAAATCTATTTGGTCTTGTCATTGACGAGTAAAACGTCAGATCTTGAAACGATCATCGCCAATTTTTGCGAGATCAAGATCGACAAATTGTTATTCACAAAGTTGGATGAAACATCGACATACGGTGCGATGTACAACCTTGTACAAAAGTTTCAGTTACCGGCTTCCTACGCCACGACCGGACAAAACGTTCCGGATGATATCGAAGTCCTTACGCCTGAATCTATTGCTAAGTTGATTGTAGGGGAGAACCAGTATGTTTGA
- a CDS encoding chemotaxis protein CheD, giving the protein MNVVKVGIADLNVVDTPDVIRTTGLGSCVGVVLYDPTCKMAGMAHVMLPESPSTENNVNRGKYANTAVPYLVEWMEKRGARKRNMWAKLAGGAQMFTFAGQSDLMRIGPRNVEAVKMALSRLGIPVMGEDTGGNYGRTIEFSTVDGILTVRTARRGIISV; this is encoded by the coding sequence ATGAACGTAGTGAAGGTAGGCATTGCCGATCTGAATGTGGTAGACACTCCTGATGTGATTCGCACGACCGGTCTTGGATCATGTGTCGGCGTCGTCCTGTATGATCCAACTTGCAAAATGGCCGGGATGGCACACGTGATGTTGCCCGAGTCGCCCTCAACGGAAAATAACGTGAACCGGGGAAAATACGCGAATACTGCGGTCCCTTATCTGGTTGAATGGATGGAAAAAAGAGGAGCACGAAAAAGAAACATGTGGGCGAAATTGGCGGGAGGGGCACAAATGTTCACGTTCGCAGGACAAAGTGATTTGATGCGCATTGGCCCACGCAATGTAGAAGCGGTGAAAATGGCGCTTTCCCGATTGGGGATTCCTGTTATGGGGGAAGACACGGGGGGGAATTATGGCAGGACGATCGAATTTTCCACGGTCGATGGAATTTTGACCGTCCGAACAGCAAGGAGAGGGATCATTTCGGTGTGA
- the flhA gene encoding flagellar biosynthesis protein FlhA, producing MKASDFSVIVGVICIVVMMVIPLPTWLLDFLLIINLSLSLTILLVSMNTREPLQFAVFPSLLLITTLFRLALNVSSTRLILSQGDAGRVIETFGNFVIGGNAVVGFIVFLILVVIQFIVITKGAERVAEVAARFTLDAMPGKQMSIDADLNSGMITEKEARERRKAIEKEADFYGAMDGASKFVKGDAIAAIIIVIINVIGGFIIGVAMNGESLSQALQRYTLLSVGDGLVSQIPALLISTATGLVVTRSASENHLSRDVIQQILAYPRMLYVVAAALSALGLFTPIGLLKTLPIAAIVAFGGSRMQQMLQEDSLRKKEEVVQQEEAQVRSPENVINLIHVDPIEFEFGYALIPLADVNQGGDLLDRVIMIRRQCALELGIVIPVIRIRDNIQLRPNEYVIKIKGNEVARGELLLDHYLAMSPGVDDSRVVGIETREPAFGLPALWITEEMRETAEFSGYTVVDPPSVVATHLTEVLKRHAHELLGRQETKTLIDSLKEQYPALVEEVVPNLFSIGEVQKVLVNLLREKVSIRDLVTILETMADYASYTKDPDLLTEYVRAALSRQITQSLKQEGDQPLRVITLSPSVEKEILDHIQHTEHGAYLALDPRVSQRIYRSIQEQMQVLSASGTQPVMVVSPSVRMHLRKLIERVLPDLPVLSYNEIDPTIEIQSGGVVSL from the coding sequence ATGAAAGCATCCGACTTTTCGGTCATCGTCGGTGTGATCTGTATCGTAGTCATGATGGTCATTCCCCTTCCGACCTGGTTGCTGGATTTCTTGCTCATTATCAATCTTTCTTTGTCGTTGACGATCCTTTTGGTTTCCATGAATACTCGTGAACCTTTGCAGTTTGCCGTGTTTCCGTCACTACTCCTGATTACGACTTTATTCCGTCTTGCGTTAAACGTTTCTTCCACTCGATTGATCTTGTCTCAAGGGGATGCGGGAAGGGTTATTGAAACATTTGGAAACTTTGTAATCGGAGGAAATGCAGTTGTCGGATTTATCGTCTTTCTCATTCTTGTCGTCATTCAATTTATCGTGATCACAAAAGGGGCGGAACGTGTGGCGGAAGTGGCGGCACGTTTCACTTTGGATGCGATGCCGGGAAAACAAATGAGCATCGATGCGGATCTCAATTCCGGAATGATAACGGAGAAAGAAGCGAGGGAACGGCGGAAAGCGATTGAGAAGGAAGCCGATTTCTATGGAGCCATGGACGGGGCTTCCAAGTTCGTGAAAGGGGATGCGATCGCTGCGATCATCATCGTCATTATCAATGTCATCGGCGGTTTTATTATCGGTGTGGCGATGAACGGAGAAAGCCTATCGCAAGCGTTGCAACGTTACACCTTGTTATCTGTAGGTGACGGACTGGTCAGCCAGATTCCTGCGCTGCTTATATCGACGGCTACCGGTCTGGTTGTCACCCGTTCCGCGTCGGAGAATCACTTGAGTCGAGATGTGATTCAGCAGATTCTCGCATATCCGCGTATGCTCTATGTGGTTGCCGCTGCATTATCCGCTTTGGGATTATTCACACCGATCGGTTTGCTAAAAACATTGCCGATCGCCGCGATCGTCGCTTTCGGCGGATCGCGCATGCAGCAGATGTTGCAAGAAGATTCCCTGCGTAAAAAGGAAGAAGTCGTTCAACAGGAAGAAGCGCAGGTGAGAAGTCCCGAAAATGTTATCAACCTGATTCATGTCGATCCCATCGAGTTTGAATTCGGATATGCATTGATCCCGTTGGCCGATGTGAACCAGGGGGGAGACCTTCTCGACCGCGTGATCATGATCCGTCGCCAATGCGCACTGGAACTCGGGATCGTCATTCCCGTGATTCGCATTCGCGACAATATTCAATTGCGCCCCAATGAGTATGTCATCAAAATCAAAGGGAACGAAGTGGCGCGCGGAGAGCTGCTTTTGGATCACTATCTCGCTATGAGTCCGGGTGTCGATGATAGCCGGGTAGTCGGAATCGAGACGAGGGAACCCGCTTTTGGACTTCCGGCGTTATGGATTACTGAAGAGATGCGCGAAACGGCCGAGTTTTCCGGATATACGGTCGTCGATCCGCCGTCGGTTGTCGCGACGCACTTAACAGAAGTATTAAAACGTCATGCGCACGAACTTCTCGGCCGTCAAGAAACGAAAACATTGATCGACTCCTTGAAGGAACAATATCCAGCTTTGGTGGAAGAAGTCGTACCCAACCTGTTTTCAATTGGGGAAGTGCAAAAAGTACTTGTAAACTTGCTGCGCGAAAAAGTTTCGATCCGTGATCTTGTGACGATTTTAGAGACGATGGCTGATTACGCGTCGTATACGAAAGACCCCGATCTGTTGACAGAATATGTGCGCGCGGCTTTATCCCGACAAATTACACAGTCCCTCAAGCAGGAAGGGGATCAGCCTCTTCGCGTGATCACTCTTTCACCGAGTGTCGAGAAGGAGATTCTCGACCACATTCAACATACGGAGCACGGCGCGTATCTTGCGCTGGATCCGCGCGTGTCGCAACGAATCTATCGGTCGATTCAAGAACAAATGCAAGTCCTCTCGGCGAGCGGGACTCAACCGGTCATGGTGGTCTCTCCGAGCGTGCGCATGCATCTGCGCAAATTGATCGAACGCGTGTTACCCGATCTGCCGGTGCTTTCTTACAATGAAATTGATCCGACGATTGAAATTCAAAGCGGTGGGGTGGTGAGCCTCTGA
- a CDS encoding DUF6115 domain-containing protein — protein MYLVIVFIALVGLVIVLYMFAQRRLNNENGSSTLQVESALETFMNELTQENERLMEAIRNMQSVWKDKSAQYENRIMILEQRLTELETRLQGFHHEQEQLGAPVFIVSKRYQKILSLHEEGLSMEQIAKQLGIGIGVVQLVLSLTEKK, from the coding sequence GTGTACCTTGTGATCGTATTCATCGCATTGGTTGGACTTGTCATCGTTTTGTATATGTTTGCACAACGCAGGTTGAACAATGAGAACGGTTCATCGACCCTCCAAGTGGAATCAGCGCTTGAAACGTTCATGAATGAACTCACGCAAGAAAATGAACGTTTGATGGAAGCGATTCGGAACATGCAATCGGTTTGGAAAGACAAATCTGCTCAATATGAGAATCGCATCATGATATTGGAACAACGACTGACAGAACTGGAAACTCGATTGCAAGGGTTCCATCATGAACAAGAACAATTGGGAGCGCCTGTTTTCATTGTTTCTAAACGGTATCAAAAAATTCTCAGTCTTCACGAGGAAGGCTTATCAATGGAACAAATCGCCAAACAACTGGGGATCGGTATCGGGGTTGTTCAACTTGTTCTTTCTTTGACAGAAAAAAAATAA
- a CDS encoding FliA/WhiG family RNA polymerase sigma factor: protein MMQSRPIQQDRPADRQTKIVLEDYLPLVHRVVKHLASSLPSFIQTDELVSLGILGLMEAVKRYRDDEGVKFETFAVWRIRGAILDGLRENDWIPRQLRKQAREIDRAYAVVEGREGRAARDEEICEYLGISLDELHRRLAEIEAGTVISLDHTISSDGDETSLLHMITDPHAADPYNEARRKEVARILTSAIERLPEKEKLVISLYYYEELTLREIADVLELTPSRISQLHTKAICRLRGALSRKKDSLR, encoded by the coding sequence ATGATGCAGAGCAGACCGATTCAACAAGACAGGCCCGCGGATCGTCAGACAAAGATCGTGCTTGAGGATTATCTTCCGTTAGTGCATCGTGTGGTCAAGCATCTCGCTTCATCTCTCCCTTCATTCATTCAGACGGATGAGCTTGTAAGTTTGGGAATTCTCGGTCTTATGGAAGCGGTGAAACGATATCGAGATGATGAAGGGGTAAAATTTGAAACGTTTGCCGTTTGGCGCATTCGAGGCGCCATACTCGATGGGTTGCGTGAGAATGATTGGATTCCCCGGCAATTACGGAAACAGGCGCGGGAGATCGATCGAGCGTATGCGGTTGTTGAGGGAAGGGAAGGGCGGGCAGCGAGAGACGAAGAAATCTGTGAGTATTTGGGGATTTCCCTCGATGAACTCCATCGCCGGCTTGCAGAAATCGAGGCAGGGACGGTAATTTCTCTCGATCATACAATCTCTTCTGATGGCGATGAAACGTCGCTCTTACATATGATAACGGATCCTCATGCGGCGGATCCTTATAATGAGGCCAGACGAAAAGAGGTTGCCCGAATTTTGACATCTGCGATCGAGCGATTGCCCGAGAAAGAAAAACTGGTCATCTCTCTGTATTATTATGAAGAACTCACTTTGAGAGAAATCGCGGATGTGCTTGAACTCACCCCTTCACGTATTTCCCAATTGCACACAAAAGCGATTTGCCGTTTGCGCGGCGCATTAAGCCGAAAGAAAGACTCATTACGCTGA